The Stutzerimonas stutzeri RCH2 genomic interval GGCGTGGATGTCGCCATCCGCATCGGCGAGCTGCCGGAAAGCGGCCTCCAGGCCATCAACGTCGGACATATTCGCCCGGTCGTGTGTGCCGCGCCTGCCTTTCTCGAACGTGTCGGCCGACCGCAACAACCCAAGGATGTGCTGGCACTGCCGATGGTGATGTCATCGGCAAGCACCCTGCTCACAGAGTGGCAGTTCAAGGTCGGCGAAGCCGTCATCGCCCTGCATCCCAAACCGCGCCTGATGGTCAGCTCCAATCAGGCTGCGATCAATGCCGCACGCACGGGCTGGGGCCTCACGCGGGTACTGTCCTACCAAGTGGCCGAGTGGGTGGCGAAGGGGGAGTTGGAGATCGTTCTTGAGGCTTTTGAGACTACAGCGCTGCCGGTACATGTTGTGTATCAGGGAGGTAAACGACTACCCGCCAAGGTGCGCACGTTTGTCGATTATTGCGCCAGCCGGTTCATGGCAGACTCGGCGCTGCAAGCCGCGCCGGTAACCTAAACAGTGAGCCGATATAGCCAGCTACAGACCTTCGAAGCCGTGGCACAGGCCGGCAGTCTGGCCGCGGCGGCACGGCAGCTGGGGCAGTCGTCGGCGACAGTTATGCGCACCATTGCCGCGCTGGAAGCGCGCTTGCACAACACCCTGCTGATTCGCGGACCGCGCGGTGTCGAGCTGACCCCTGCTGGCGAGCAGTTCGCGCAGAACGGTCGGCACATCCTGGAACAAACCACGGAGGCCGAGCGCTCTGCGGCCGGCCTACATGCCAGTCCCAATGGGCAGCTGACGGTGGCGTTACCGTTGCTGATGGATCTGCAGATAATCACGCCCATCGCCCTCGCCTATTTGAATGCGTTTCCGGACGTGCAGCTGAACATCCAATCCAGCGAAGGCGTACCCAAACTGCTCAAAGAAGGCATTGATGTTGCGCTGGTCCTTGGCCAGTTGCCCAGCTCCTCGGAGTTCGCCATGCCCTTGGGCGCAGTCAGGCCGATTGTCTGTGCCTCACCGGCCTACCTCGACACATGGGGGCGGCCCGAGATCCCCGACGATCTCAAAGCACATCGGGCGGTCGCCTCCACCGCAGCTGGTTACGCTGCACATTGGCATTTTCGCAGTGGACGTTCCATCCGTTCGGTAAAACCCATGCCCGTACTCACCTGCACGACCCAGCGCGCGGCTATCCATGCGGCCACCCTGGGGCTTGGGCTGCTCCGCTGCATGAATTTCGAAGCCCACGATGAACTGCACCGCGGCGTTCTTGAACCGGTACTGACAGGTTTCGCCCCCGCCGACGTGCCGGTGCAGTTGATCTACCGGCATGGCCGCCGCGCCGAGGCGCGTGTGCGGACTTTCGTTGACTTCGCCGCGCCTTTGCTCCGCGCCCACCCAGCCTTCCAAGCACTGAACTGACGAAGCATTTCACTGCGCACAGCGTGCCTGTATTTCAGAAAACGAAATTATGGATTGCTCGGCGTGGTGATTCTGCTTAGCCCTGCAAGCGCGCAGCATGGTTCCACCAGCGCGATGACCACCGAGGTGAATTGACGCTGCGCTGATTCCCTGGAACACATTGCGGAGCTATCACCATGCCACAGCCCATCAAACTGTATCGTCACCCGCTTTCGGGGCACGCCCATCGAGTTGAGTTGATGCTTTCGCTGCTGAAGCTGCCCTACGAGCTTCTGTTTGTCGACTTGGCCAAGGGCGAACACAAATCCTCCGAGTTTCTGAGCATCAACGTGTTTGGCCAGGTGCCGGTCATTGACGACAACGGCACCCTGATCAGCGACTCCAACGCGATTCTGGTCTACCTGGCCAAGCAATACGGCGGCGACAGCTGGCAGACGCCCGACCCACTCGCAGAAGCACGCATCCAGCGCTGGTTATCGGTGGCTGCCGGTCAGCTGGCCAACGGCCCTGCGGCGGCCCGGCTGATCACGGTGTTCGGAGCACCCTTCAACGCCGAAGAGGTCATCGCGCGCGCCCATATGCTGCTCCAGGTGATGGACGCCGAACTCGCCGGCAAGCGCTTCCTGACGGGTGCCCAACCCACCATTGCCGATGTCGCTAACTACACCTACATCGCCCATGCGCCAGAGGGCAACGTCTCGCTTGAGCCCTATCCGAATGTGCGAGCCTGGCTGGAGCGCATTGAAGCCCTGCCCGGCTTCGTACCCATGCAGCGCACCGCCATTGGTCTGCAAACCGCTGAGTAAGAACCGAACTGCCGGCTTCCGGCAGCAACTCGAGGAGCATCAGCCATGGATCGCCTACCCGAACACCGTAAATCGCCCTGGCACGCCGGTGAAAAGAAGCTCCAGGAGGCCTTTCATGCCTCTGAGCGGCTGGAGGTGCTCGGACAGAGAGTCATTCGAGACCACATGCCTGATCAGCACCGGGAGTTCTTTCACCAGTTGCCGTTCGTGGTAGTCGGCGCGGTGGACGCCGAGAATCGTCCTTGGGCCACCTTACTGGAAGGGCCGGAAGGCTTTGCCACCTCCGCAGATCCACAGCACCTGTTTCTGGCAGCGCATGCCGACCAACACGATCCAGCCGCCTCCGGGTTGCGCGCGGGCCAGGCCATCGGCTTGCTCGGCATTGAGCTGCATACGCGGAGGCGCAATCGCATGAATGGTGTGATTCAGCGTTCCTCGACCGACGGCCTTGAGGTACTGGTCGAGCAGTCGTACGGCAACTGCCCGAAGTACATTCAGACGCGTTCCTATACCCGGGTCCCGCGGCGAGCAGACGACGCTGAACCGTGCCGGGAATTCAGCAGCCTGGACGCACACACCAGCGCGCTCATTCGCGCGGCTGACACCTTCTTCGTCGCCAGCTACGTCGGGTATGACGCTCGCACGCGCGCCGTGGATGTTTCCCATCGCGGTGGCCGTGCCGGTTTCATCAAGGTCGAAGGCAGCCGCCTGACCATTCCGGATTATGCGGGCAACCTTTTCTTCAACACCCTGGGGAATCTGCAGGCTAATCCGGTTGCCGGGTTGCTCTTCGTCGATTTCGCCACGGGCGACATGCTACAACTCACCGGCCGCACGGAACTGCTACTGGACAGCCCGCTGATCAAAGCCTTCGAGGGCGCCGAGCGGCTCTGGGCCTTCGAAGTCGAGCACGTGGTGCTGCGAGCAGGCGCGGTAGCGATCCGATGGCAGTTTCACGATTACGCCCCCACCAGCCTGGCAACCGGTACCTGGTTGGAAGCTGATGAACGCCTGCACCAGTAGGTACAACGCGGGGTTGGCAGAAATAGCGGTGGCGCGTGTGCAACGAGGGAGCAGTCATCCATCGAACTGAGCGCGCTGTACCTCAAGCGCTCGACCCGTTCATTGGAGATCGACGATTGCCTGACATCTGCGCCGAAACACTCAGGCCGTTTGTGGATTAGCAGCTGGCCGAAGGCGTAACGAATCGAACAGTGAATATCGCATCAGAACGCGTGATCAGCCTTCTCAACCTGCGCCATCGCACATGGCGAGATGAGACCAAGCGCCCTGGTTGGCGTCGGCCTCGAAGATTGGCGTCAGAGTAATTTCCCGCAAAACTCCGGCAAGGGCCAATCAGCGGGCACAAAAAAAGCTGCCCTTGGCAGCTTTCCCTGTTCCACCCTTTAGTTCAAAAGGAGGATGTGTATGGCGCAGCGGACGGGACTCGAACCCGCGACCCCCGGCGTGACAGGCCGGTATTCTAACCGACTGAACTACCGCTGCGCGTCGGCCGGACTTTCGTCCGAAATCTCACAAAGGTTGGTGGCTGATGACGGGATCGAACCGCCGACCCCCTGCGTGTGATGCAGGTGCTCTCCCAGCTGAGCTAATCAGCCGATCGCCTTGCGAGGCGCGCAATTTACTCACCCCCCTACGCTAAGTCAACAACAGCATTGAATTTTTTTTAGGGAACTGTGGTCAACTGATGCTGCCACCACGCTTTGTAACCTGGCCGGTGCATCATCGGATTGGGAAGGCTGGGTACAAATTCGCTGCGGCTTACTCGAAAGTGTTCTAAAAGAGCTTTATCGCCTGACAGAGGCAAGCCCGCGTCCAGGGAACCGAATAACAAAAGCGCCACGGAGTATTTCGCTTGCCACTGCTGGGAAAACTGCGCAATTACCGCCGCTACGCCCCCCTGACCATCAGCACCGTGCTTCTCTGCCTGTTCGCGGTATACCTCGCGATGCAGATCGAGCAATGGATGCTCTTATCCCGCGCCCCGGCTCCGACTGATATCTACGAGCAGGGCACCGCGAACCCCGGCGGGCCCGATATGCAGCGGCTGGAAATACTCTTCGGCTCAGCTGCCCCGACCGATGCAATGGCGCCGTCCGTAGCTGCCAGCGGATTCACTCTGCGCGGCAGCTTCGTCCATGTCGAACCGCAACGCTCCAGCGCCATCGTCCAGGTCGACGGTCAGCCACCTCGACTGTACTGGCAGGGCGAGGAGCTATCCGGTGGTGTCAGCCTGCACAAGGTCTACCCTGATCGAGTCGAGCTGCTGCGCAACGGTACTGTTGAAGTCCTGCATTTTCCGCAGATCCGCTCACCAAGCTACGTTCCCGACGCACTGAGCGACACGCCCTATCAGGACGAAGCCCCATATGCCGAGCCATCGGATGAGGAAACGCAGCTGATGCAGCAGCAGATGGACACCTTGCGCCAGCAGCTGGAAGACGCCGTCAACCAGTCCGATGCCGCGCCCGCCAATGACCAGCCCATGGAAGACGATTGACCGATGCCGACGCCTTTTTCGCGCCCGTTACTTGCCCTGCTTGCTACCAGCCTG includes:
- a CDS encoding LysR family transcriptional regulator, with the translated sequence MKVLVAVAEAESFAAGARLVGMSPPSVTRVIAGLENRLGTLLLARNTRSLRLTEAGRRFVEDCKRILMDLDEAEELATSNNIRPRGNLTVTAPVMFGELFLIPLITEYLAANPEVTLNALLVDRLVNMVDEGVDVAIRIGELPESGLQAINVGHIRPVVCAAPAFLERVGRPQQPKDVLALPMVMSSASTLLTEWQFKVGEAVIALHPKPRLMVSSNQAAINAARTGWGLTRVLSYQVAEWVAKGELEIVLEAFETTALPVHVVYQGGKRLPAKVRTFVDYCASRFMADSALQAAPVT
- a CDS encoding LysR family transcriptional regulator — translated: MSRYSQLQTFEAVAQAGSLAAAARQLGQSSATVMRTIAALEARLHNTLLIRGPRGVELTPAGEQFAQNGRHILEQTTEAERSAAGLHASPNGQLTVALPLLMDLQIITPIALAYLNAFPDVQLNIQSSEGVPKLLKEGIDVALVLGQLPSSSEFAMPLGAVRPIVCASPAYLDTWGRPEIPDDLKAHRAVASTAAGYAAHWHFRSGRSIRSVKPMPVLTCTTQRAAIHAATLGLGLLRCMNFEAHDELHRGVLEPVLTGFAPADVPVQLIYRHGRRAEARVRTFVDFAAPLLRAHPAFQALN
- a CDS encoding glutathione S-transferase family protein, producing the protein MPQPIKLYRHPLSGHAHRVELMLSLLKLPYELLFVDLAKGEHKSSEFLSINVFGQVPVIDDNGTLISDSNAILVYLAKQYGGDSWQTPDPLAEARIQRWLSVAAGQLANGPAAARLITVFGAPFNAEEVIARAHMLLQVMDAELAGKRFLTGAQPTIADVANYTYIAHAPEGNVSLEPYPNVRAWLERIEALPGFVPMQRTAIGLQTAE
- a CDS encoding type II secretion system protein N, which codes for MPLLGKLRNYRRYAPLTISTVLLCLFAVYLAMQIEQWMLLSRAPAPTDIYEQGTANPGGPDMQRLEILFGSAAPTDAMAPSVAASGFTLRGSFVHVEPQRSSAIVQVDGQPPRLYWQGEELSGGVSLHKVYPDRVELLRNGTVEVLHFPQIRSPSYVPDALSDTPYQDEAPYAEPSDEETQLMQQQMDTLRQQLEDAVNQSDAAPANDQPMEDD